From the genome of Actinomycetota bacterium, one region includes:
- a CDS encoding rRNA methyltransferase: MDTQGDRSNLGPGEFYPVVGVGPHPKPWPTGQQYDLELLEFGDTRNVLDKYRYWTVAAIVADLDKFRSPLHIAIENWQHDLNIGSIVRTSNAFNVAGVHIVGKKGWNRRGAMVTDRYLHLFHHPTVADFKSWSLENNVPIIGIDNVPGCSNLESAKLPKSCVLYFGQEGPGMSEEGLAACTEILGITQHGSTRSMNASAAGAIAIYAWAMQHLN, encoded by the coding sequence ATGGATACACAAGGGGACCGCAGCAATTTAGGTCCTGGCGAGTTCTACCCAGTAGTTGGAGTCGGACCGCACCCGAAGCCTTGGCCGACTGGGCAGCAATACGACTTAGAACTTCTCGAATTTGGCGATACCCGCAATGTATTGGACAAATATCGCTATTGGACGGTTGCGGCCATCGTTGCCGACTTAGATAAATTCCGCAGCCCACTACACATTGCAATTGAAAATTGGCAACACGATTTGAACATTGGCTCAATCGTGCGAACTTCAAATGCTTTTAACGTGGCTGGCGTTCATATTGTGGGTAAAAAGGGTTGGAACCGTCGCGGAGCTATGGTGACCGATAGATATCTGCATCTCTTCCATCATCCAACAGTGGCAGATTTTAAATCTTGGTCTCTGGAAAACAATGTTCCGATAATCGGAATCGACAATGTGCCTGGGTGCAGCAATTTAGAATCGGCAAAACTACCGAAATCCTGTGTTCTTTATTTTGGCCAAGAAGGTCCCGGTATGTCCGAGGAAGGCTTAGCTGCCTGCACAGAAATTCTAGGTATCACACAACATGGATCAACTAGATCGATGAATGCTTCAGCTGCTGGAGCTATCGCAATTTATGCTTGGGCCATGCAACACCTTAATTGA
- the tilS gene encoding tRNA lysidine(34) synthetase TilS, with product MINLEIRQALKENLSDLSAGDKLVVACSGGADSLALVRAAVHVGRELAINVGAIVIDHQLQSGSALVSSAAAVLAEELGADPVELIAVEVVLGPGSGGLEAAARDARRSAFESYAAENGVKAILLGHTREDQAETVLLGLARGSGARSLSGMRAIEGLYRRPFLRLARELVRNTVSDLDVHEDPHNSDHTFARVRVRESILPLMETELGPGVAAALARTADMLRDDADALDEIAAKHGMIDEVEVLAKLPRAMRTRIIRKLAMSAGCTMNDLTREHVLNVDALIVHWHGQGPLNLPGLINVERTHGKLRFYHANEV from the coding sequence ATGATTAACCTGGAAATCCGCCAAGCACTGAAAGAAAATCTCTCTGACCTGTCCGCTGGAGACAAACTGGTAGTTGCCTGCAGTGGTGGCGCTGACAGCTTGGCGCTCGTTCGCGCCGCTGTGCATGTTGGTAGAGAATTAGCCATCAATGTAGGTGCAATCGTCATCGATCATCAGTTGCAATCCGGATCTGCGCTAGTTTCCTCAGCGGCGGCGGTGCTGGCTGAAGAGTTAGGTGCTGATCCCGTTGAACTAATCGCAGTAGAGGTAGTGCTAGGTCCTGGAAGTGGCGGACTTGAGGCCGCCGCGCGAGATGCACGGCGCAGTGCTTTTGAAAGTTATGCAGCCGAGAATGGTGTGAAAGCAATTTTGCTCGGCCATACCAGAGAAGATCAGGCTGAGACTGTGCTACTGGGCTTGGCCCGAGGTTCTGGCGCCCGGTCACTTTCTGGGATGCGGGCAATCGAAGGGCTATACCGACGACCATTTTTACGCCTCGCTCGCGAGTTAGTTCGTAATACAGTTTCAGATTTGGATGTACATGAGGACCCACATAACTCTGACCATACTTTCGCCAGGGTGCGAGTTCGGGAGTCAATCCTGCCCTTAATGGAAACCGAACTTGGCCCGGGAGTTGCTGCAGCCCTTGCCCGCACAGCAGACATGTTGCGCGATGACGCTGATGCATTGGATGAAATTGCTGCGAAACACGGAATGATTGATGAAGTTGAAGTTTTAGCCAAACTTCCTCGAGCGATGCGCACTCGAATCATCAGAAAGTTAGCCATGTCCGCAGGTTGCACAATGAATGACTTGACTCGGGAACACGTGCTCAATGTCGATGCACTCATTGTTCACTGGCATGGACAAGGGCCGTTGAACCTACCCGGGTTAATCAACGTGGAACGCACTCATGGCAAACTAAGGTTCTATCACGCAAACGAGGTATAG
- the hpt gene encoding hypoxanthine phosphoribosyltransferase: MKSEDLGTDLTSVVVTNEQIVARIAQIAIEVDSDYANTEKPLLLVGVLKGAVMAMADLSRALTIPVNMDYMAVSSYGSGTKSSGVVRIIKDLDIDLSGRDVLIVEDILDTGLTLSWLIKNLKSRSPRSVEVMTMFRKPDAVKIQVDAKYIGFDIPSDFVVGYGLDYNEQYRNLRDVAVLAPHVYSR; the protein is encoded by the coding sequence GTGAAGTCAGAAGATTTAGGCACCGATCTCACTTCCGTTGTCGTTACCAACGAACAAATTGTTGCGCGAATTGCACAGATTGCTATAGAAGTTGATAGCGATTACGCCAACACGGAAAAGCCTTTGCTACTCGTAGGTGTTCTAAAGGGAGCGGTCATGGCCATGGCTGATCTGTCCCGAGCATTGACGATTCCGGTGAACATGGATTACATGGCTGTTTCCTCTTATGGATCTGGAACTAAGTCCAGCGGGGTGGTTCGAATCATAAAGGACTTAGACATTGATTTAAGCGGTCGAGACGTGCTCATTGTTGAAGACATTTTGGACACCGGCCTGACTCTTTCGTGGCTGATTAAGAATTTGAAGTCACGCAGTCCTCGTTCCGTAGAAGTGATGACCATGTTCCGCAAGCCAGATGCCGTGAAAATTCAGGTCGATGCCAAGTACATCGGTTTTGACATCCCTAGCGATTTTGTCGTGGGTTATGGGTTGGATTACAACGAACAATATCGAAATTTGCGGGACGTTGCGGTCCTAGCGCCTCACGTTTACAGTCGCTAA
- a CDS encoding nitronate monooxygenase: MNSLGLPPIIQGGMGAAVSSWTLAQTVAKEGQLGVVSGTALETIVARRLQNGDEGGYMREALAHFPYQDVAKHILDTFFLPEGRKGKPYRPMRRISIKAHKEHDQLAVAANFVEVWLAKQAGNGKVGINFLEKLQTATPAALYGAMLAGVDAILMGAGIPREIPQLMTDFANGKPGHLSIDSERPSGVDAPILEFDPLESFGEAPELPRPAFLAIVTAEVLASYLARNEVTRPDGFVVEHFMAGGHNAPPRRLQDTETGYGPLDEANIDKIREVGLPFWLAGGRATPESVAEAIKLGAEGVQVGTLFALSNESGLLPEYREQMLQAAREGKLKVRTDHRASPTGFPFKVVELPGTVGEESVYQARPRLCDLGYLRSSHINEENKVTYRCAAEPDEPFLKKGGAVEELSERICLCNGLTAAVGLGQERPDGYKEAPLLTLGATTSDVDSMLKEFPYGWSAVDVVNRLLSGIKLATG; this comes from the coding sequence ATGAATTCCTTGGGTCTGCCACCGATCATTCAAGGTGGCATGGGCGCTGCCGTTTCTTCATGGACCCTAGCTCAGACTGTTGCGAAAGAAGGTCAATTAGGCGTTGTCTCAGGTACTGCTCTGGAAACGATTGTTGCCCGACGCCTACAAAATGGTGATGAAGGTGGTTACATGCGCGAGGCACTTGCGCATTTCCCCTATCAAGATGTTGCGAAGCATATCCTCGACACTTTCTTCTTGCCCGAGGGAAGAAAGGGTAAGCCATACCGCCCTATGCGACGAATTAGCATCAAGGCGCATAAGGAGCATGATCAACTTGCTGTCGCCGCCAACTTTGTTGAAGTGTGGTTAGCGAAACAGGCAGGCAATGGAAAAGTCGGAATTAACTTTTTGGAGAAATTGCAAACAGCGACTCCAGCAGCCCTGTATGGAGCAATGCTCGCCGGCGTAGATGCAATTTTGATGGGCGCCGGAATCCCGCGAGAAATTCCGCAGCTGATGACGGACTTTGCAAATGGAAAACCCGGGCATCTTTCAATTGATTCAGAACGCCCGTCGGGAGTCGATGCACCAATTTTGGAATTTGATCCATTGGAATCTTTCGGTGAGGCGCCAGAACTTCCACGTCCAGCATTCTTAGCTATTGTTACGGCAGAAGTTCTGGCTAGTTATCTTGCTCGCAATGAAGTAACCCGCCCAGACGGATTTGTCGTTGAACACTTTATGGCTGGTGGTCACAATGCTCCGCCCCGACGCTTGCAAGATACTGAGACTGGCTACGGACCTTTGGATGAAGCAAACATCGACAAGATTCGAGAAGTTGGACTGCCATTCTGGCTTGCTGGTGGCAGAGCTACCCCTGAATCGGTGGCGGAAGCTATCAAACTTGGAGCCGAAGGTGTTCAAGTCGGCACACTTTTCGCATTGTCGAACGAGTCCGGCTTGTTACCTGAGTATCGCGAGCAAATGTTACAAGCGGCTCGTGAAGGAAAACTCAAGGTTCGTACTGACCATCGAGCCTCACCAACTGGGTTCCCATTCAAGGTAGTTGAACTGCCTGGAACAGTTGGTGAAGAAAGCGTTTATCAGGCTCGTCCTCGACTCTGCGATCTTGGTTACCTGCGCTCGAGTCACATCAATGAAGAAAATAAAGTTACCTATCGCTGTGCTGCTGAGCCAGACGAACCGTTCTTGAAAAAAGGTGGAGCCGTAGAAGAATTGTCAGAACGCATCTGCTTATGCAACGGCCTGACCGCTGCGGTCGGACTAGGACAAGAGCGTCCAGATGGCTACAAGGAAGCACCACTTTTAACATTAGGCGCTACTACTAGCGATGTTGATTCAATGTTAAAAGAGTTTCCATATGGCTGGAGTGCGGTGGATGTGGTCAACCGACTCTTATCTGGGATCAAGCTGGCTACAGGTTAA
- a CDS encoding MFS transporter, with protein sequence MEIIALKHVRKLLAARLISNFGNGLAPIALAFGVLDLPGATAKTLSIVVFAQMFPMVAFMLIGGVIADRFPKALMVGASDIALSLFVICNGIMFLTGTVSVTSLVIVGVVSGFLHALWWPAMSALPTEIVAENQLQSINSVVGISANVTNILGTVTGGIIVAAIGSGWAIVLDGFTFLVAGILVIQMRSFGKRRESNESSPSVIQDLRAGWKEFSSRSWVVAVVLGYSVIAMLMESIFTVVGPAHAKAHLGGPKPWSWLLASMTIGMLVAVAVTLKVRPKRPIFAGVSIQFLVGLWWISMGYSENILLLMICALGAGFAMDFFMVLWMTALQTQIPKESLSRVNSYDAFGSLILAPLGIIVAGPLVTKFGTITVLHFYTAAFFVVLTAILCVPSVRSLPNNEPVNQTAD encoded by the coding sequence ATGGAAATTATTGCGCTCAAACATGTGCGCAAATTACTAGCAGCAAGATTAATCTCTAACTTCGGAAATGGCCTTGCACCAATTGCACTTGCTTTTGGAGTTTTGGATTTGCCTGGCGCGACTGCTAAAACTTTATCGATAGTCGTCTTCGCCCAAATGTTTCCAATGGTTGCTTTCATGTTAATCGGCGGAGTAATTGCAGATCGTTTTCCAAAGGCACTCATGGTGGGTGCTTCGGACATCGCATTGAGCCTTTTCGTGATCTGTAATGGAATTATGTTTCTGACAGGAACAGTATCTGTAACTAGTCTGGTAATCGTAGGTGTTGTTTCTGGATTTCTACACGCACTCTGGTGGCCAGCAATGTCCGCTCTACCAACGGAGATAGTTGCAGAGAATCAGTTGCAATCAATCAATTCCGTTGTTGGCATTTCGGCAAATGTTACCAATATTCTGGGCACTGTTACAGGCGGAATCATTGTCGCTGCAATCGGATCCGGCTGGGCGATTGTCCTTGATGGATTCACATTCCTAGTTGCGGGCATCCTCGTAATTCAGATGCGCTCCTTTGGTAAGCGCCGAGAGTCAAATGAATCTTCGCCAAGCGTTATTCAAGATCTGCGTGCAGGCTGGAAAGAATTTAGTAGTAGAAGTTGGGTCGTTGCAGTCGTTTTGGGCTATTCGGTCATTGCAATGCTGATGGAAAGTATTTTCACAGTCGTTGGCCCCGCACACGCAAAGGCCCACCTCGGTGGCCCGAAACCTTGGTCGTGGCTTCTGGCATCCATGACAATTGGCATGTTGGTTGCCGTAGCAGTGACGCTAAAAGTTCGACCAAAGCGTCCAATTTTTGCTGGAGTTAGCATTCAATTTCTAGTTGGCCTGTGGTGGATATCTATGGGTTATAGCGAGAATATTTTATTGCTCATGATCTGCGCATTAGGTGCTGGATTTGCGATGGACTTTTTTATGGTGCTTTGGATGACAGCTCTACAAACGCAGATACCAAAAGAGTCACTGTCACGAGTCAATTCCTATGATGCATTCGGCTCGCTAATCCTTGCACCTCTTGGAATTATCGTGGCCGGACCGCTGGTTACAAAGTTTGGCACGATTACTGTCCTTCACTTTTATACAGCAGCGTTTTTCGTTGTGCTTACTGCGATACTTTGTGTGCCTAGTGTGCGATCGCTTCCCAATAATGAACCGGTAAACCAAACCGCTGACTAA
- a CDS encoding inorganic diphosphatase, whose amino-acid sequence MEFDVLIEIPGGSRNKYEVDHETGRLRLDRMLFTATRYPRDYGYIENTLGLDSDPLDAMVMIEEPTFPGVLIRCRAIGMFRMTDEAGGDDKIICVPANDVRKSHLRDIEDIPVFERQEIQHFFEIYKDLEPGKSVEGATWAGREEAEAEIRASFERYIPMTAKDVISNRRKPVAD is encoded by the coding sequence ATGGAATTCGATGTCTTAATTGAGATCCCAGGCGGCAGTCGAAATAAGTACGAAGTAGATCATGAAACTGGCAGATTACGCCTAGATCGCATGCTCTTTACTGCAACCCGGTATCCACGTGATTACGGTTACATAGAAAACACGCTGGGACTCGATAGCGACCCGCTTGATGCAATGGTCATGATTGAAGAGCCAACCTTCCCTGGGGTACTAATTCGATGCCGAGCAATCGGCATGTTCCGCATGACCGATGAGGCTGGCGGCGATGACAAAATTATTTGTGTCCCGGCTAATGATGTTCGTAAAAGTCATTTAAGAGATATCGAAGACATCCCAGTTTTTGAACGCCAAGAAATTCAACACTTCTTCGAAATCTACAAAGACTTAGAGCCAGGAAAGTCAGTCGAGGGAGCAACTTGGGCTGGACGCGAAGAGGCTGAAGCTGAAATTAGGGCTTCTTTTGAACGCTACATACCGATGACGGCTAAAGATGTAATCTCAAATCGTCGAAAGCCTGTGGCTGATTAA
- a CDS encoding TldD/PmbA family protein: MPTEISQSALALIADAGAEVGQFRIANHQNRMVNTRDGSVENVASDSNTALSVRVVLNGAWGFAASTDLTEAAARDAAVRALEMARISAQVSKEPVELIAEPSHGTVNWTLPVGEDAMAKSDSEIIDLLQDWNARVAKASIVNHVDAGVSIGRDTTFFADLNGNHITQSRDRISANLTAIHIAPEGFEDMRTCAPPAGRGWEYLTGTGWDWDSELAQLPDLLAQKATAASVEPGAWDLVIDPTNLWLTIHESIGHATELDRALGFEANYAGTSFATLEKLGNFKYGSPIMHVTGDRLAEHGLSTVAFDDEGVAAQQWDLIKDGILVGYQTDRATAARVGLTRSNGCAFADSAQHVPIQRMPNVSLQPGNEDLSTDDLISGVERGIYIVGDKSWSIDMQRYNFQFTGQRFFEIRNGKIVGQLRDVVYQSKTPDFWGAMARIGGPKTYLLGGALNCGKGQPGQVAPVSHGCPSALFTNINVLNGRKEAAA, from the coding sequence CTGCCAACCGAGATTTCACAATCTGCTCTTGCCTTGATAGCAGATGCTGGCGCTGAAGTTGGGCAATTTAGAATCGCAAATCATCAAAATCGCATGGTGAATACTCGCGATGGTTCAGTGGAAAATGTTGCGTCTGACTCAAACACTGCACTCAGTGTTCGAGTGGTACTAAATGGCGCATGGGGATTTGCTGCTTCAACTGACCTGACCGAAGCAGCTGCTCGAGATGCGGCTGTTCGAGCATTAGAAATGGCACGCATAAGCGCTCAGGTTTCTAAAGAGCCTGTGGAATTGATCGCGGAACCAAGTCATGGAACGGTTAATTGGACCTTGCCTGTTGGCGAAGATGCAATGGCAAAGTCTGATTCAGAAATCATAGATTTACTTCAAGACTGGAATGCGCGAGTTGCTAAAGCCTCAATAGTGAATCACGTTGATGCAGGAGTCTCTATTGGCCGCGATACTACATTCTTTGCTGATCTAAACGGAAATCACATCACCCAGTCACGTGATCGTATCAGTGCAAATCTGACAGCGATTCACATCGCACCAGAGGGCTTTGAGGATATGCGAACTTGCGCTCCACCGGCTGGTCGTGGTTGGGAGTACCTAACTGGAACTGGCTGGGATTGGGATTCCGAGTTAGCACAACTACCTGACCTACTCGCACAAAAAGCCACCGCTGCATCAGTTGAGCCTGGAGCCTGGGATCTTGTGATTGACCCGACAAATCTATGGTTAACAATTCACGAATCAATTGGCCATGCCACAGAACTTGATCGGGCGCTGGGTTTTGAAGCGAACTACGCAGGAACCTCATTTGCCACACTGGAAAAGTTAGGCAATTTCAAATACGGAAGTCCAATCATGCATGTAACCGGTGATCGGCTTGCCGAACATGGACTATCAACCGTTGCCTTTGATGATGAAGGCGTGGCCGCCCAGCAGTGGGATCTAATCAAGGATGGAATTTTGGTTGGGTATCAAACTGACCGCGCCACCGCAGCCCGAGTGGGCCTTACTCGGTCAAACGGCTGTGCCTTTGCCGACAGTGCGCAGCATGTACCAATTCAGCGAATGCCAAATGTTTCATTGCAGCCAGGTAATGAAGATCTCAGCACTGACGATTTAATTTCAGGTGTTGAGCGGGGCATATACATCGTTGGCGACAAGTCTTGGTCAATCGATATGCAGCGCTACAATTTCCAATTCACTGGACAGCGGTTTTTTGAAATCCGAAATGGAAAGATTGTTGGACAACTTCGCGATGTCGTCTATCAATCAAAGACTCCGGACTTCTGGGGTGCAATGGCGCGAATTGGTGGCCCAAAGACTTACTTACTCGGCGGAGCTTTGAATTGTGGAAAAGGTCAACCAGGTCAAGTAGCACCAGTTAGCCATGGCTGTCCTTCAGCATTATTTACGAATATAAATGTGCTCAATGGCCGTAAGGAGGCAGCGGCATGA